In the Candidatus Binatia bacterium genome, CGGTCGCGGCTGGCGGCGCGTGGTGGCGTCGCCACGGCCGCGGGCGGTGGTCGAGTCGGCGGCGGTGGAAACGCTGCTGCGCCGCTATCACGTCGTCGCCGGCGGTGGCGGCGGAGTTGCCCTTGGCGCCGCGGATGGAGGTGCGCGGCGCCCGCAGGCGGCCGTGGTCGACAAGGATTACACGGCGGCGTTGCTGGCCGTAACGCTGGGTGCGGCGCGGTTGGTGTTTGTCACCGACGTCACCCACGCGTTCGATCGTTTCGGTGGGGATGCGGAGCCGCGGGCGATCGACGCGATGGACATCGTGGAGGCGCAGGCGCGCCTCGAGGCGGGCACCTTCGCACCGGGTTCGATGCGTCCAAAGGTCGAGAGCGCCGTGCAATTCGTCGCAGCGACAGGAAGGCCGGCCGTGATTGCCACGGTGGGTCATCTCGCAGCCGCCCTGCGAGGCGAGGCCGGGACGACGATCGGGTGCGGGTGAGGGGCTGCCGGGTTTCCGGCCAGCCTGCGGTCCCCGGGGGACTCTCTCTAGAACTCCGCGCTGACTCCTTCCTCCTCCTCCGTCTCCACGTCAAGTACGGTGAGTCGCACGCGCTGGTAGGCAGCGGCGGGCAGGAAAAGGTAGCCGGAGTGGGTAGCTCCGGGATCGAGTTCGCCGTCGCTGAGGGCCTGATCTCGCACGCGTTGGGCGGCGGTTTGCGCCGCCGGGGTACTGCCGAGGCGACTGACGACCTCGACCGGGGTGAGGGGAGCCTGGCGGGTTCCTTCGACGGTGACCAGGGCCACGTCGGCGGTGCGGAATCTGTACCGGCGCGGGGTGCGGTTGGCGAGACGGATGAGCACGGGCGTGACGCCCAGAGCGGGCAGGTCGATGCCGAACGCACTGGTGGCATCGCGGCCGCGTTGCGGTTCGACGGTCACCACGAGGCCCTCCTGTTCCTTGTCGTGCAAGCGCGGTGCGACCGCCTTGGTGTCTAGTTTGTAGCGCAGGGCGGCGGTGAAGCGATTGGGAAAGTCGAGTTGGGAGAAGCCGATCTCGTCGCTGACGGCGGCGAACTCGGCGCCGGCGTCGGTGCAGGTCACGGTGACCGTCGCCGTGTAGCGAGTCCCCGCGTCCGAAGAGGCGTCCGTGCCGGGGTCGCCTTCTACAATCACGCCACCCCCCGGTCCGGGTTGTGTCTCCTGTCCGCGCACCGCCTTGTAGCCGTATCGCAGGAGGGTGGCCGGGCTCACCTCGCTTTCGCGTTGGCCCACAACCGTTCCGGGTTGCCCCGGTTGCGCCGGTTCGAGCCGAACGATCGTGTATCCCAGCCGCAACAGCGCGGCACGCGCGGTGTCGGTGGCCTGCGCGCACGTTAGTGCAGGTTCGCGCAAACGTGCCGTGCGGGCCATGCAGCCGCCAACTGTGGCCACCAGCGACGCAAGCGCCAGGGTCGATACCAGTTGGCGTTTCAAGAAAGGTCCGTCCACGTTGTTGCGGCTCCTATTGCAGGGCGGATGCCTTTGCAAGTCAGGGGAGCCGGCGTAGCGTGCAAGCGGGCGTCCTGTCCGGCATGGTAACGGTATATGGAGCAGTTTCTGGAGCGTTACGGGCTCTTTGCCGTGTTTCTCGGTGCGGCGACCGAGGGCGACGGCACGGCGACGCTCGCCGGTGCGCTTGCGCATCTCGGCTACTTCCCATTTGTGGCGGCATTTGCGGCGGGTTGGGGCGGCGCGGTGAGTCTCGACTGGTTCCTGTTTGCGGTCGGCCGCCGCTTTGCGGCGTCGATTCGCAGCTCGTTGCCGTACCGTCACGCGGGCCCGACGGTGGAACGCCTTGCCGCCCGTGTCGGCATGGGTGAGATTCTCGTGGCTCGTTTCATACTCGGGGCACGCATGCCGAGCATGGTGTTCTGGGGAAGCCAGGGAGTGCCGTTCTGGCGCTTCGCTGCATACGACACGGTCGGCTGCGCCGCGTGGGCGGGTGCGCTGGTCGGTTTCGGTTACGCCGGCAGCGCCGGCATCGGCCGCTTGCTGAATGAAGCGGGTCGATCCGAGCGGCATCTGCTCGGGGTATTCGGCGTCGCGGCGCTTACGGCGATCATCCTCCTGATGATCGGCCGCAGGGTGCGTCGGGGCGTAAACCATGAGTCTTGAGATGCTCGTCGATGGTCGTCGACGCGTGCCGCCCGGAGACAGCCGAGCTTGCCGATTTCCGCCTGCGGGTGCGGTTCAGTGCTGCTGGCGGCACTGAACGCCGTACTGGTGCGGGCGGCCTCGTATCGGCATTGGCCGCCAGACGGTCACGAGCACTCCGGAATCAGTCGGCGTTCTCCGGTGGAATGGGCGCACTGCAGACCCCGTCGCACACCGATTCGATGTTGCCGTCGGGGTACCAGAACTGGTCTTTCAATCGGCGGACGGCGGGAATGTTGGGCGTGTCGTCGTGCGGATCATGTCCCTCGCGGGGCGGTGTGTTGGCCATAGGAGACGCGGGCGACCCGGTGTCCCACGGAAAGTACGCCGACCCCCGGTGCGGGTAGACGATCGGTTCGAACAACCAGCCGGGGTCTACCTCGACAACGTGGCGCGACCCGGCGATCGGGAAATGCGCGGCGACGCCCATGGTGGCAGCCTCCACCCGGAGACTGTACTCCGAGACCTGGTGGTCGCCGACGGCGCCGAGCAGCAGTACCTCGTGTGGCGGCGTGCCCGGAAGCGGGTCGCGCGTGACGTGGTTGGCGTAGCCGTTGGTCTCGCCCCGATCCCACAGCAACTGCGCCACGGTCATGCCGACGATCCGGTCGTAGCGTCTGGGGTAAGCGGGTCTCATGGTGAAGTTGAGGTATTCGTCGAAGTCGACGCTGCGATCGAGGAGGACCGAGTAGTTCATCCCGGCTTCGCCGAGAACCGCACGGGTGCAAGCGGGTACGGAGCCACGCAATTCGTCCGGCGCGTCGCGAGGGGTTCGACCTGTGTGGTCGGGCGGTGGACCGGCACAGGTCCTGCGTTATGCCCCCGGGAGTTAGGCCGTTATTCCTGGTCATCTTGCAGCGGCCCCACCCGCCACCCGGTTTGGACGACGCTCGCCTCGCGGTTGCATGGTTCTCGCGAGTGTGAGCGAAGGTCGTCTCATGTACGAGCATCATCGCGAATCGGCCGCCCGCGTGGCGGCGCATTTTGCGGCGGACGAGAGCGTTCGGGCGCTGCTTCTGGGAGGTTCCGTGGCGCACGGTTTCGCCGCCGAGGATTCCGACCTCGACGTGCTCATAGTTGTAGGCGACGCCGAGTACGCCGAACGTCGGCGCGACGGACGTCTGCAGTTCGTCGACACCGACTTGTGCACCTATCCGAACGGCTACGTCGACGGGAAGTACCTCGGCGAATCGCTCCTGCGCAGCGTCGCCGAGCGCGGCAGCGAGCCGGCGCGCTTTGCCTTCAAGGACGCTCGTGTGCTGCTCTCGCGCATCGATGACCTCGATGACGTCGTCGGTCGCATCGTGCGCTATCCGGTCGAGGGCAGGGCGGAGCGCCTGCAGCGTTTTTATGCCCAGTTCGAGGCCTGGCACTGGTACGCGCACGAGGGCCTGAAGCTCCGCAATCGCAACCTCCTCGGCACGGCAATCAGCAAGCTCGTCCTCTTCGGTGGCCGCCTGATACTGACGCACAACGAGATCCTTTACCCCTTCCACAAGTGGTTCCTCGACGTGCTCGCCGGCGCGCCGGACAAGCCGGCGGACATGATCGAGCGGATTGGGGCGCTCTACGACGACCCCGGCGAGGACAACCTGCGCGCCTTCTACGGGTGCGTCGCCTTCCACCGCCCCTGGCCCGCCGACACCGCCTGGCCAGTGCGCTTCGTGCTCGACACCGAACTCGCCTGGGAAGACGAGCGCACACCGGTCGACGAACTTTAGCGCGGCGCGTCCAGTCTCATATCGGGGCTCGCCGTGCTCCCCCGGAGCGCTTACCGTGCGGGGCCCCGGCGCCTGACCATGCTTCGGCCGCGCCGGCACTGGCGAAGTCACGTACGGTAGGCATCGCGAGCGGGTCTCCTGTCAACACTCTGTAGCCCAGGTCCATGTTCGGAGCGTCGGATGCGTGGGTGTTCACGGCGCCGTGCCGCCGTCGATCGCGAGGGCGACCGCGTGCAGCACCTCGTCGACGGTCACGCGTCCGCTTAACTTAATGACATTGGCCTCGCCCTCCCAATCCGATTTCTTCGCACGGTGCGCGCAGACACGGAATTCGCAAATCAGGGTAAAGCCGTGCGAGGTCGGCGCACATGGGTGGAGAACGCGGGGCATTACAAAGCCAGCGCGTCACTGGGGAGTGCCTTTTGATCGGCACGTTTCGGCGTCGCGATCGGGCCAGGGACACGATCATGCCGGCGGCGGCCGCGCGGTCGAAGTCAGATGGTCGATCAGCCACTGTCGGAACCGTTCGATTTCCTCGATTTCCTCGATCTGCCACCCCGCTGCCGTGGCCAGGGGTCGGATGTTCAGGTCCCGTAAGACCCACGCCAACGTGAGGCGCGAGAACCCGCCGTCTTTCGTCGGCGCATCGGTGAGAGCTCGATCGAGATCGGCGCCAGCATCCGTGAGTGCCTTCACGTCCTGGAGATCGCGGAGTTCGCAGCGACCGAGCAGGGCGCACAGCTTGTTGACCAGGATCTCGTGCGTCGTGTCGATCGAGATACGGGTCCCTTCGATGGTCGCCGCGGACGGCGCCTCCAGGCCAAGGGTCGTATCGGCCACCAGATCGACGATGCAGGTGCCGATTCCGTCGGTTACCCGAAGACGATGGAACGACGGTGTGGTCTGTATCGATACGACATCGAGGCCGCCGGCGCGTAATGCGTCGCGAACGATGTGCGGCACCTCGTCAAGAGAAGATCGCCCGCGCCAGTACAGATCGAGATCGCGCGTCCGTCGGTGCATGAGGTGAAAACCCGCCAGCGCCCCGCCGCCGGTCAACACCCACCCGGGCGCCGCGCTCGCGAGCGTGCGGAGGATACGCTCCTGCAGGGGATCGAGGTGGCTAGCGGGCACGCTGGTTGTCCCAGACCTCCAGCAACCATCGCCAGAAGTCGCGCTGCTGGCCGAGGTGGCGCTCCAGGCGCGGCCACAGGTCTCGGATGGTGCGCTCGCTCACGAATGTAAAGACATCGTCCGGCTTCGCTTGGCGCATGAGCTTGCCCACGAAGAAAGCGCGGACAATGGGGTCGGGATCGGCGAGACGCGCGCGGAAATCGTCAAGCGTGAGGTCGAGGTCCCACAGAAAGTAGGGACGGTTCTGGCGGTCGACCAACCGCTCCGGCGAAGTCGGGTCCAACATGATCGGAAGGTATCAAGACGACTCGGCCCCCGCCAGCAGCTTTCGGAGGGCGCCGGCCTCCGTGGCCCTGATTTACGATTTCCGAGTGTGCGCGCACGGCGCGAAGAA is a window encoding:
- a CDS encoding nucleotidyl transferase AbiEii/AbiGii toxin family protein, producing MPASHLDPLQERILRTLASAAPGWVLTGGGALAGFHLMHRRTRDLDLYWRGRSSLDEVPHIVRDALRAGGLDVVSIQTTPSFHRLRVTDGIGTCIVDLVADTTLGLEAPSAATIEGTRISIDTTHEILVNKLCALLGRCELRDLQDVKALTDAGADLDRALTDAPTKDGGFSRLTLAWVLRDLNIRPLATAAGWQIEEIEEIERFRQWLIDHLTSTARPPPA
- a CDS encoding carbamate kinase codes for the protein MRDRAHPLVVVALGGNAISPPRGELSFGVERRVIAAAVAELAELARAGNRLLVVHGNGPQVGRLLAAPDLGDPESIDVHVAQTQGELGYLVSEGLDEALGGDAAVAVITRVLVDPWDPAFALPTKPVGAVLAAPPDGVPSMRMPDGRGWRRVVASPRPRAVVESAAVETLLRRYHVVAGGGGGVALGAADGGARRPQAAVVDKDYTAALLAVTLGAARLVFVTDVTHAFDRFGGDAEPRAIDAMDIVEAQARLEAGTFAPGSMRPKVESAVQFVAATGRPAVIATVGHLAAALRGEAGTTIGCG
- a CDS encoding VTT domain-containing protein, translating into MEQFLERYGLFAVFLGAATEGDGTATLAGALAHLGYFPFVAAFAAGWGGAVSLDWFLFAVGRRFAASIRSSLPYRHAGPTVERLAARVGMGEILVARFILGARMPSMVFWGSQGVPFWRFAAYDTVGCAAWAGALVGFGYAGSAGIGRLLNEAGRSERHLLGVFGVAALTAIILLMIGRRVRRGVNHES
- a CDS encoding nucleotidyltransferase domain-containing protein, translated to MYEHHRESAARVAAHFAADESVRALLLGGSVAHGFAAEDSDLDVLIVVGDAEYAERRRDGRLQFVDTDLCTYPNGYVDGKYLGESLLRSVAERGSEPARFAFKDARVLLSRIDDLDDVVGRIVRYPVEGRAERLQRFYAQFEAWHWYAHEGLKLRNRNLLGTAISKLVLFGGRLILTHNEILYPFHKWFLDVLAGAPDKPADMIERIGALYDDPGEDNLRAFYGCVAFHRPWPADTAWPVRFVLDTELAWEDERTPVDEL